The genome window GTGGCAGATGACGTGCAGTGCAGATACATCCTGACAATTCGTCAGATACTCGCTAATCAGGGCAACACCGTCTTGCTTCGAGTCGAGGATAACTGTTGCAATTCCGGGTTTGACTCCGGCAACTAAGCTTTGATAATCTGCAACGGCCGCGTCAATAAATACAATCTCTGAAATTGCTTTTGGTAATGTGCTTGCAGCCTGCTGAAAATTGGCAATTTTTGTACTACTTGCTGCGGTTGTTGTAGCGCGTCGAATGGTAATTTTTGTGGAGCGATCGCTAATTAAACAATTTGTAGAGAGTTCCCTGGTTAGCTGAGTCATAATATACCTCTTGCAAAATTCGTAGATGTTGGTGTGTAGCTGCTATACCTGATATCTAGTCTTGAATCGGCTATCCACTTACTCAACATAATTATTTAAGAGTAAGTACGATCGATGGTGTTTGCGGTCTTAATATTTACCACAAACAATTGATTTAAAGCATCTCCATTTTTAGGAAAAAGACACTTAAAAAACAACTCATCATTACTCCAATCCTCTTCCTTCCCGGTAGAGGTAACTGTCAACCCCTCGACTCCCCTCGACTTCGCGGGCGGGCAAGTCGCTCGGGGCTAGCTGTCAACTCTTCGACTCCCCTCGACTTCGCGGGCGGGCAAGTCGCGAGCGCGCAAGCTGTCAACTCTTCGACTTCGCTCAGCGCAAGCTGTCAATTGTCAACTGTTAATCGATGGTGTTTGCGGTCTTAATATTTACCACAAACAATTGATTTAAAGCATCTCCATTTTTAGGAAAAAGACACTTAAAAAACAACTCATCATTACTCCAATCCTCTTCCTTCCCGGTAGAGGTAACTGTCAACTGTCAACTGTCAACTGTCAATTGTCAACTGTTAATCGATGGTGTTTGCGGTCTTAATATTTACCACAAACAATTGATTTAAAGCATCTCCATTTTTAGAAAAAAGACACTTAAAAAACAACTCATCATTACTCCAATCCTCTTCCTTCCCGGTAGAGGTAACTGTCAACCCCTCGACTTCGCGGGCGGGCTAGCTGTCAACTCTTCGACTCCCCTCGACTTCGCGGGCGGGCAAGTCGCGAGCGCGCAAGCTGTCAACTCTTCGACTTCGCTCAGCGCAAGCTGTCAACCCCTCGACTCCGCGGGCGGGCTCTTCTGTCAACTGTCAACTCTTCGACTCCCCTCGACTTCGCGGGCGGGCAAGTCGCGAGCGCGCAAGCTGTCAACTGTCAACTGTTAACTGAAATATTTGCCAGTAAGTTGCTACCAGGAATTGCTAGAATTTAATTCGGTTTAGTGCCGCTTATTGGCAAATTTTGAGCATGAAAATTAGACCGTAGTAATAATGACGGTTGAGCAACTATCTCAGAAACCCCGAACACAAAATCAGGATTATATTAAATTCCTGCGAGCGTCAGATCGGTGAAAATCATTTGCTGAAGACAGGCTTAATTATTTAAGGGATTTTGTGAGAAATTAACTAATTTTAGTTTCGCTCTCATCTTAAAATACCTCAGTGATACTACTGAGAATGTTTACAAATATTAATACCTAGATAAAGTTAGGATTTTGGCGGAATTGTGCCTTACCTCAAATCGGACAGCAATTCCCTGGTATTGGAGCATGGAGCATTGAAAATTAAATAATTGCGAATCTCATGTTCGGTGGATTACAAACGGTTTGTAGTGCGGACGCCAGGACGCTCTGCATCTGGCGGTTCAAGTCCGCACTACTTGGACGATCGCGCGCGGTTAATCGATCGCATACGATATGACTGCTCAGAACAACTAAGGTTGAGATATTCCTTTCTGTTGCACGATTTTTATCAACAAGTTTCAGCAAGGGGCTTTCACGCTTGTTGCACAACAAATACAGCAGTTTTTCATTGCCTAAAATACAGGTAGGGACTCAAGGTTTGCTTGAGTCCCTACGCGAAATCTGTATCGCAATCAATGAAAAACTGCTGTAAATTTGCTTGAGGAGCGAGCATCAGCATCGCGCCCAAAGCGATGGGGAATCATCCCATAACTTAGTTAGTGTTTGGACTTAAACAATAAAACAGACGCAGCGATCGTGTAATATCGCCGTTTGTCGCGGCCGCAGACAGTTAGTGCGCCTCTGAACGCGCCAATCCTGGGCGCAATTTCCCAAGGGCGGGTGCAGTGAAAATTACTCATCCATCCGCATCAGCTTGCGGTAAAACGTTTTGGAAAAATCGACGGTACGAGTGCGCTGAAAAGTCAAAAGTACCTCAATTAAGCAACTGACAAACTCAGAGCTTTGCATCGTCACTTCATAGCTGAGTTCCGCATTGCCGTCAAACAACACCTGACAGCGGGTCAAATCGATCGGCAGCGACGGGATATTCCAACTAGCGACAAACGGCACGTCCTCGCCACCGTCAATTTTTCTTGCTCCCTCCAAGCTTTTGAGCTTGTAGAGACCGATCGCGTGCGGCAAAAACTTGCGCCGGGGCTCCTGACAAAAAGGTGCGTACACTTTCACTTCTCTGTCGTCGGCTGGCTTCAGTTGAGGAAGAGACATATTTCCACATCCTGACAATTACTACTAGCAGTTTAGTTGAGCTGCTGTGCAAAAATTAACAGATATTCCAGGGCAAGCGCAAGCACGCACTCAAGCCCAAGAGTCTGTGGAATGCCAGTTTAGCCTTGCGGTACAAGTCGCGTGTCCCCGCCCACAAGCTCGGGTCTGCTTTCGCCAAAAGCTCAGAAACTGATACAGTAAATACTTATCTCTAAAATCAAAAACTATTGGTGGTTGAATCAAGTAACCTATGCAGGATAGTTCTTGGCCAGAAAACGACGCTCGCACCGAGCTTAACTTGGACATCCCTGATTTGGCTCAAGAAGAGCTCAAGAGTTTGACCTCGAACTCGAAAGTCGCCAAAGTATTTGCTTTACCAGACATCGGCGACTCCATGTTTGATGCGGAAACAACAACAGAGCGAACGGTGGGGGTGTCTGTGCCGGGATCTCCTTCTTTTCCTGACAATCTGTACCGTGGACGGCGGGGAAAAGCCGCGGCGGTACTGGCGGCAATTTGGGGAGGGACGATCGCCCTGCACTTGATTTCTTGGGGTGCGTGGGTAGTCTGGGCGCTGACGGGGCTGCTGTGGGTGCAAGCCCTGCGAGTTTTGTTGGCCAAACCGAAACCGACACTGCCGCCTCTGGCTGATGAAAGTCGAGAAGACTGGCCCTACGTGTCGCTGCTGGTGGCGGCAAAAAATGAGGAAGCGGTGATTGCTCGATTGGTAGAATCAATCTGCAATTTAGATTATCCGATCGACCGTTACGAACTTTGGGCGATCGACGATCGCAGCAGCGACGCTACGCCGATGGTATTGGAACAGCTAACAAAACAGTACCCGCAGCTCAAAGTATTTCGCAGAGAAGCAAATGCCAGCGGCGGCAAGTCGGGAGCCCTGAATCAAGTTTTGCCGCTGACTCGCGGGGAATTTGTGGGCATATTTGACGCCGACGCGACGGTAACGCCGGATTTGCTGCGCCACGTGCTGCCGGTGTTCGATCGACAACAGGTAGGGGCGGTACAAGTCAGAAAGGCGATCGCCAATGCCGCGGTAAATGTTTGGACTCGCGGCCAAGAAGCAGAAATGGCTCTCGACAGTTTTTTCCAGCAGCAGCGGACTGCGATCGGCGGCATTGGAGAATTGCGCGGTAACGGTCAATTCATGCGCCGCACCGCCTTGGAACGCTGCGGCGGCTGGAACGAGGAAACAATTACCGACGACCTGGATTTGACGGTGAGGCTGCACCTAGACCGTTGGGATATTGAGTTTCTGGCTTTCCCAGCCGTGTCTGAAGAAGGTGTCACTAACGCTGGCGCCCTGTGGCACCAGCGCAATCGGTGGGCAGAAGGTGGCTATCAGCGCTATCTTGACTACTGGCGGCTGATTTTACGCAACCGCATGGGAACTGGCAAAACTTGGGATTTATTTGGATTTTGGGTATCTCAATATCTCTTGCCTACTGTAGCTTTCCCCGATTGTTTGATGTCTGTGGCGCTGCGCCGGATGCCGATCGCCAGTCCCCTAACTTTCATGACTCTTACCTTGTCAGTGGTGGGAATGTTTGTAGGTCTGCGCCGCACTCGCAAACAGACTAAATTTGAGGTAAAAACAGTTTTTGTCACCTTGCTGCAAACGCTGCGCGGTACTGTGTATATGTTGCACTGGCTGCTGGTAGGGACTGTCACGGCTCGGATTGCGGTACGGCCCAAGCGGCTTAAATGGGTCAAAACTGTTCATCAAGGCGCTGCTACCATCAATTCAGTTGACAGTTGACAGTTGACCAGGGACAGTTGGCAGTTGGCAGTTGGCAGTTGGCAGTTGACAGTTGACAGTTGACAGTTGACAGTTGACAGTTGGCAGTTGTTAGTTGACAATTGACAGCTTTAGTCAGTTGGCAGCGACCTCTAACTGGAAGGAATAAGATTTGAGCAATCAATCGTCTTCTTTTAATTGCTACATACAAGGAAGAGGCTTTATATTAATGCTTTGGGGTAAAAATTTAGCAGCAAGATTGAGTAACGTTATTGCTCTGAAGTCTGAGGACAAAACAACTACCAAGAATCGCCGAATATGTTGCCGCCAGAGCCGCCAGTTAAATTTGGTATTTGTCTGAAAAAACACTTTGAAACAGCTTAAGTAATAGGTAATCGGCGATGGTAATAACGAATAAGTAATGGGCAATACAAAAGTCTAAAATTAAAAGATAAAAATCATAAATTTTAATTTTTAGCTTGACAAAAAGCCAATTAGTATCTATTAATTATGAATTGCCAATTACGACGAATTGCTTGTTGCCAACTACCCGTCACCCGTTATAAATAATGGATTTGTTAGAGTACCAAGCCAAATCTTTATTTCGCCAGATGGCAATTCCGATTTTGCCGTCGCAGCGAATTGACAATCCTGCCGACCTCAAAGGACTGAAAATTCCCTACCCAGTTGTACTTAAGTCGCAAGTGCGGGCTGGGGGACGGGGCAGAGCTGGCGGCGTTAAGTTTGTGGAAAATACGATCGATGCTGTAGCGGCAGCTCAAACAATTTTTAATTTGCCGATCGAAAACGAATATCCCCAAGTTTTGCTGGCAGAAGCGAAGTACAACGCCGATCGAGAATTGTACTTGGCGGTACTCCTAGATCCCGTAGCGCGACGCCCGGTGCTTCTAGGTTCGAGAGAAGGAGGTATGGATGTCGAAGGGTCGATCGACCAAATGCAGCAAGTTGCGGTAGACCAGGAATTTTCGCCTTTCTACGCGAGGCGCCTGATGCTGAAAATGGGATTGCAGGGAGATTTGATTCAATCGGTGAGCTCGATTGTCGAAAAAATGTATCGGCTGTTTGTTGAAAAAGATTTAGATTTAGTAGAAATCAATCCTCTGGGCATCAGTCCGACAGGAGAGGTAATGGCTTTAGACGGTAAAGTCACGGCTAACGACGATGCCTTGGGGCGGCATCCCGATTTGGTGTCACTCTCGGGTAAGACGCCCAGCAGCGGGATCGCAGCAGAGAGGAGAAATCCCCATAGCACCGATCGGCGGAATTTTCAATCGAAGCAGCAGCACTCGCCGCCGCGGCAGTTTGACCCCAAACCTCCATCCTCAATCTCGTCGGATGGAGAATCCCTGGAATTAGTCGAACTAGAGGGGAATATCGGGATTCTGTGCAACGGAGTGGGCCTGACAATGGCAACTCTCGATGCTGTAGCCCACCAAGGAGGAAAACCGGCTAATTTTGTGAATATTGGTTCCTTAGACCGCTACGATGCAGTAAATGCTCTGCGCGATCGCGCGGATGCGGGTCTGGAGTTAGTCGGTCAGGATAAAAGCGTTAAGGTGATACTGGTTAATATTTTGACCGCCTCCAAAACCGAGGAAATCACCGCTGCCGCCGTCGGCTATTTGGAACGGAAAGCTCGCGCCAACCGCCACATCCAAGTTGTGCTGCGCCTGAATGAGAGCGATACTGATGCTGTGAAAAAGCGCTTGGGACAGTTGCCGGTGCAGCTAACTAGGACTTTGGATGAGGCAGCAGCAGCCTCTGTATCCTCCGCTAAGTAGTAGCAGCAGTCGATCGACCGTCTTCGAGATTTATGCGCCGGCCGACAGCTTCTGCTTTTTAAAGATCGAGTCTCAAGTGGGAAACAATGAATTTAACTCCAGAAAGCAAAGTCCTCGTACAGGGCATTACAGAATCTCCCGCGTCAGCCCGTGTCGCCCTGATGATGAAAGCATACGGCACGAATGTAGTCGCCGGGGTCAGTCCCGGTCAAGGGGGACGGGAGTTGGAGGGAATTGAGATTTTTGATTTGGTAGAAGAAGCCGTGGCGGCAGTGGGTCATGTTGACACTACGGTAATTTTGGTAGATGCTTACTCGGTGCTGGATGCGGCTCAAGAAGCGATCGCGGCAGGGATTCGGCAAATCGCGATCGTCACTGAGGGAGTGCCTCCTCTGGATATGGTGCGCTTAGTCAGAAAAGCAGAAGCCACCGAAACATTGGTAATCGGGCCCAACAGTCCTGGGATTATTGTCCCGGACAAATTGCTGCTGGGAACTCACCCCAAGGAATTTTATACGCCAGGTTCGATCGGGGTAATCAGCCGCAGCAGCACTTTGACTTACGAAGTTGCTCTAGAACTTACCGAGGCCGGTTTGGGACAATCGATGGCGGTTTGTATTGGCTGCGATGCGATTGTTGGTTCTTCTTTTATGCAGTGGCTGCAAATTTTGGACGAAGACGACAGCACCGAGGCGATTGTTTTGGTGGGGGAAGTTGGCGGTTGGAGCGAACAAGCTGCTGCTTCTTACATCGGTTCGGCGATCGACAAACCCGTGGTTGCTTATCTAGCCGGCCGCTACGCTCCCAAGGGCCCGTCTTTAGGTCACGCCGGCATCTTGATCAGTTCTCGGGCTGCCGCCCAGAAAGCCTTTGGACTCAAGACAGAAAACAAAATGGCTGCCTTTGAAGAGGCCGAAATACCCGTAGCTGCGCGACCTTCAGAGGTTCCTAAGTTGCTCAAAAAACTGCTGAAAAAAACTTGATTGTTATCAAAAGAACAAAATCAAACAGGTTCGTAATGAGGACTTTAGTCCGCAGGTTTGCAACAGGTTGGTAACAGGTTTGTAGTGAGGACTTTAGTCCGCAAAAAACCAGGTTTGTAGCGAGGACTTTAGTCCGCAAAAAACCAGGTTTGTAGTGAGGACTTTAGTCCGCAAAAAACCAGATTTGTAGCGAAGACTTAAAGTCCGCAAAAAACCAGGTTTGTAGCGAAGACTTAAAGTCCGCAAAAAACCAGGTTTGTAGTGAGGACTTTAGTCCGCAAAAAATCAGAAAACTAGCATTCCCAACGAGATAGAACCTGTTGGTAACGCCGATAATTATTATACAGTTTAAAAAAAATATTGCTAGATAACAATTGTGAGGTTTGTTTCCTTCATTCAATGTGTAAGGTGCGTCGCTATTAGATTTGCACTCGCATTTAGAGATTGTCTTTCTTCGACACACCCTACAGATACTGCGGCATTAATCGGGAAAATGGGTATTACCAGAGTCCCCTGATCGGCCTGACGGGCTGCGGTGCGGGTGCTGGTAGCGGTGGGGGGCGACTTACAGCAGGGGCAGTTGGCCGCACGTTGCGGGAAGGTGCGATCGTCGTACTTTCGGTGCGATTTGTTTCAGTTGTCCTCGTTGTCTCGCGCTGGGACTCTTGAAGCAGGCTGCTCAAATTTCCGGCCAAACCCTGAATCTTCCCAACAGTTGCAGCAATGCTGGCAACATCTACGTAAACCTCCGGTAGAGGATACTTTTGCAAAATTTCCAGCAGCGACACCTTACCGTCATCGCCGGATGCCAGAATCACCGCCGCCCTGAGGGCTTTGCCACTTTCTGTGCGCCGCTGAGTCCGAATTGCTTGACCAATTTCGTCAGTAATTTTTTCTCCCGGGGTGCTGTAAAGTACCCGGGCTAGATTAGTCGGCTTTAAACCGATTTGTAAACCGATCAACCCCTGCAATATTTTTGGGTCGATTTTGGAGAACCCGATAATTTGTTTGAGGGTTGGCGTCGCAGTCCCGTCTTTAGCAAACTCTTCTAAGTCGCTGATAGTTATGGCTTGCCGGATCGGGCCCAATGTCAGGACAATTTTTTCAGCGCCTAAGGCTCTACTGCTACTAGATAATAAGCTCCCGCTTGCTCCTAAAAACAGGGCAATGCCGATCGATACAAATTTTGTTAATTTCATAAAAATTCTCGGTAAGTGTGAAACTCAGTCCCTTTAGGGCTGAGAGGAAAACGACGCGAGCGACTTTTTCAGTCGCGTTGAATCTTTTCATTACCGCGCAAGGGAATTGCTTGGCTCTTGTGTACTTTTGTAATGTACTTTCACTCTTGACAATTACCATCTCAAACCTTACAATCCTGTACGCATAATGTTTGCTCTTTTGGAGCCTCCCTTTCGGGGTAATGTTAGCCTCGTCAATGTTATGAGGGCTTGTTAAGCTAGCAGCACAGTTTCAGTGACTTTAAAACTGGTTAACTACTAGCGACAGAGCAGGGGACTGGCGAGAGCATCCACAGGGTGTCGTGACCCAAATAACGTAGTCAGTTAAGACGCTTGACTGGTCAGTATAGCTTGCTTGATTACTCTTACAAGCTCAGTCCGTTTAGGGCTGAGTTACTGACATTCAGTTTGAGCGATCGATTAATTTTTTTTTCCTCGGTGTGTACATTATAGGTGCAGCAGTTATATTCTACAAGGTCACGAGTGTAAGTTGCGCCCGCATCACACCCACAATCTCGATCGCGAATGGCGATCGCTCTCGACAGGCTGAATAATTAACCGCAGGTACAGCAATATTTTTTATTGGATTCATTCTGCCTTCTACTTTATACATCACATCGACTTCATTGCCCCACATAAATTTGTTCTATAAGTTATGTTTAAAACCAAGCAAAAATCAAAAAAAAACAAAAACAAGCACACCGAAAAAACTGCAATAGTCAGCAAAAAAGAAGTGGCTGCCCAAAAACGCAAAACTTCACAAAAGCGCAATGAATTAGTGCAGGCGATCGTCATTTGTTGCTTGGTCAGCCTGAGTGTCACCATCCCTTTGTTGTTCGTGACCCGCCCTAAGATGGCGATAGCAGGAGGCGCAGCCATAGCCATTTTACTGCTTTCCTACAAATACCCCCGCCCAGCTTTGTGGGCTTTTTTAATTTACCTGCCTTTGAGCGGTACAGTTACCTACGCAATTGGGGGCGGTAATGCAGCATTTCAAGTAGCTAAAGATGCTTTTTACATACCAGCTCTCATCGCTTTAATTCAAAGCTGCAAAAATAAACAATTGCCTGTGTTCATTCCCAAACAAATGCTTTCTACCTTCAGCATCCTGTTGATGATGGCAATGCTGACTTTAATTTTTGTCAACGGAGAAATGCAGCTCCACCCTATTAGGGGCGACAAACCGATTCTGCAAGGAATTCTCGGTTTAAAAGTATTGATAGGTTACATACCGCTGATTGGTTGTACCTACTATCTGCTCCGCACTAAGAAGGATTTGGTGTTTTTTGGTCGAATGCACCTAGTTTTGGCGATCGTTTGCTGCGTTCTTGGTTTGATTCAGTACCTGTTGCTGCAAAGTGGCAAGTGCGCCGGCACCCGAGGCATGATTGGAGAAGAATTATATAAAGCAACTCTGCAAGCTAGATGTTTTGTTGGCGGTTCTCTGGTATTCAGTCCAGAAGTCAAATTTATCCGCTTGCCGGGAACTTTTGTAGCACCTTGGCAGTGGGCTTGGTTTTTAATTTCTAATGCTTTTTTAACCTTTGCCTCGGCTTTTTGCGATCCTTCCTTCTGGTGGCGAGCTATCGGTTTACTTGGCATGGCATTAGTATTTGCCAATGCCGTTATTTCCGGTCAAAGAGCTGCTTTAGTTATGGTTCCAGTTGCTACGGCAATCCTGCTGATTCTCACCGGCCAATTAGTTAATTTTAAGAGATTTATTCCGATCGGTGCAGGACTCGCAATTCTGCTGTTTGTCGGTGCCGCAGTTAACCCGGGAATTGTCGAGCAGCGGTGGGATAGTTTTGTTAACCGCTGGAATGCTGCACCTCCCCAGCAATTTCTTTCTAATCAGTTAGAGCAAAGTAACAATTTTATCATTGGAAAACCTCTGGGCAGAGGTGTGGGACGAGCTACTAATTCAACGCGGATATTTGGGACTACGCAGCTCATTGAAACTTTCCATCCAAAGTTGATTTACGAACTAGGCTATCCGGGAATGATTGCTTTTCAAATCATGTTATTACAATTGGCTTTTTTAACTTTTAGATCGTACCGTTCTGTGAAAGACAAAAGTTTGCGGAGTTACGGAGCTAGTTTTTGGGTATTTGTGGGATTTATTACGATCAATCCTCAATATTATCCGCTGGATGTAGATCCAGTGTGCGTGTATTACTGGGTGTTGGCTGGGGCAATTTTAAAGCTACCCAAAATTGACAAACAGGTGCAGGATGAAAAACATCAGGAACTTGAGGGGCATGAATTGGAAGTTCACCAACAGTTGAAGGAGAAAAAAATTATTGCGTCTGCTCCTATTTGAAAATATGCGGTTGCCAAACCGGACTGCCAGCATTTAAATCATTGTCGTTTGTGAGTTTATTCAATCCAGAACCGTCTCGATTAATTACGTACAAAATGCTTTGATAGCCTGCAATTTCATTAAACGTAAAAGCAATTTGCTGGCTGTCTGAAGACCAAGCCAATTCAGAAATACCTGAGATTCCTAGGCGAGGAGCTAGTTGATTTAGCTGGCCACTGCCAGCATTTATTGTGTATAATTTTTGCTGGTTGAAGTCTCCGGTAGCGAAGGCGATAAGTTTGCCGTCGGGCGACCAGGAAAGTGCATCGTATTTTTGGGGTTTTTGGGTGAGGTTTTTGGCGGTTCCGGTGTTAATGTCGATCGCCCAAATATCCTGCTTTTCCCCGCCAAAATCGCCCGCTTTCCCGTGATAGTAAGCAATCCGGCTGCTGTCGGGCGACCAAACCAGCTTGACGTTATAGACTTGATGTTGCGGGTTGTCGGTCAAATTCTTGAGGTTGGTGCCGTCGGTATTGATGGTGTAAACTTGCTGTTGGGGATAGCTACCGGACAAAAAAGCGATTTTTGTGCGATCGCCAGACCAGACAAGTTCGCTACCGCCCGATGTATACTCGCCGGGACTTTGAGTTAATTTAGTCATGCCCGAACCGTCAGCATTCATTTTATAGATATTTTTATCCTTGACAAATGCTACCTGTTGATCGTCAGCAGAAAGATAAAATTCTGATGAAATTTCTGTTTTAGCTGGTTGTCCTCCTACTTCTAAATTCCGAATTAATTTAGTTCCTTTAATTCCCGAAATGTCACTGGTATAAAGTGATTGACTGCCAGAAGAATCAGAGGTTGAACCGTCGCAGGAACGAGCAAAAACAAGTTTTTGACTGTTAGCAAACCAAGCTATTCTAAAATTAACTCCTTTGCAAGATTCGCCCGCAAACTGTTTAGTTAGTCCAGAACCATCAGCCTTGACTGTATAAATGTCGGTGTCTCCGCTAACGAATGCGAGTCGATCGCCCTTGGGCGACCAAACTACCGTAGGGCTAACATCTATATTGGGTGCAAGTTCCCGGCGGGCCAAACTGGTAGGATTGACCGCAAATAAACTGTTCCTCACCTCGCTGCCGCGCCTCTGGAGCGCTGTAAATGCCAGTATGCTTGGTTTTTGGGCTGCGGTTGTCCGAGGGCTGTGAAGGCTCAGGAATACGGTAATTGTGAGTGTTAGGGTGATCAGGGCGATCGACCAAAACCGCAATAATTTATGTAAACGCATTTTGTCAGTATCATCTCCTTACTTTTAAATCTTCACAGTCTTCAGTCCTCGTATCCCCGACTTCTTAAAGTGCCAGAGGGATATGGCAAATTCTAACTCCAAACTATTCCCAATGCCCCATTCCCAATGCCCCATTCACAGTGTTTGGCGATCGATATGCCGTGACAGCCTCAAACTTTGTTTGATTCTACCAATAATTAGCTCAAACATTTTTTTGCGGGACGGATTCTTGCTGCTGGGCGGCATCCCTAACTCGCAACACATCAAGTTCAAGTCATTTGCACTCATAGCCAACAATTTTTGGCTAACCTCTTCTTCATTACCATTTTTAGCTTGTAAACGCAGTTCTTCATAAGCTTCGAGAACATTTTCTGTCGATAAATTAGCAGATTTACTAACATTAGCAATAATAGCTGATTCAGAAGTTTTAGACAGAGCAGAAAGCCCTCCCCGCTTGACTTGAGCC of Microcoleus sp. bin38.metabat.b11b12b14.051 contains these proteins:
- the ebsA gene encoding type IV pilus biogenesis protein EbsA; the encoded protein is MSLPQLKPADDREVKVYAPFCQEPRRKFLPHAIGLYKLKSLEGARKIDGGEDVPFVASWNIPSLPIDLTRCQVLFDGNAELSYEVTMQSSEFVSCLIEVLLTFQRTRTVDFSKTFYRKLMRMDE
- a CDS encoding glycosyltransferase family 2 protein, giving the protein MQDSSWPENDARTELNLDIPDLAQEELKSLTSNSKVAKVFALPDIGDSMFDAETTTERTVGVSVPGSPSFPDNLYRGRRGKAAAVLAAIWGGTIALHLISWGAWVVWALTGLLWVQALRVLLAKPKPTLPPLADESREDWPYVSLLVAAKNEEAVIARLVESICNLDYPIDRYELWAIDDRSSDATPMVLEQLTKQYPQLKVFRREANASGGKSGALNQVLPLTRGEFVGIFDADATVTPDLLRHVLPVFDRQQVGAVQVRKAIANAAVNVWTRGQEAEMALDSFFQQQRTAIGGIGELRGNGQFMRRTALERCGGWNEETITDDLDLTVRLHLDRWDIEFLAFPAVSEEGVTNAGALWHQRNRWAEGGYQRYLDYWRLILRNRMGTGKTWDLFGFWVSQYLLPTVAFPDCLMSVALRRMPIASPLTFMTLTLSVVGMFVGLRRTRKQTKFEVKTVFVTLLQTLRGTVYMLHWLLVGTVTARIAVRPKRLKWVKTVHQGAATINSVDS
- a CDS encoding succinate--CoA ligase subunit beta: MDLLEYQAKSLFRQMAIPILPSQRIDNPADLKGLKIPYPVVLKSQVRAGGRGRAGGVKFVENTIDAVAAAQTIFNLPIENEYPQVLLAEAKYNADRELYLAVLLDPVARRPVLLGSREGGMDVEGSIDQMQQVAVDQEFSPFYARRLMLKMGLQGDLIQSVSSIVEKMYRLFVEKDLDLVEINPLGISPTGEVMALDGKVTANDDALGRHPDLVSLSGKTPSSGIAAERRNPHSTDRRNFQSKQQHSPPRQFDPKPPSSISSDGESLELVELEGNIGILCNGVGLTMATLDAVAHQGGKPANFVNIGSLDRYDAVNALRDRADAGLELVGQDKSVKVILVNILTASKTEEITAAAVGYLERKARANRHIQVVLRLNESDTDAVKKRLGQLPVQLTRTLDEAAAASVSSAK
- a CDS encoding CoA-binding protein — protein: MNLTPESKVLVQGITESPASARVALMMKAYGTNVVAGVSPGQGGRELEGIEIFDLVEEAVAAVGHVDTTVILVDAYSVLDAAQEAIAAGIRQIAIVTEGVPPLDMVRLVRKAEATETLVIGPNSPGIIVPDKLLLGTHPKEFYTPGSIGVISRSSTLTYEVALELTEAGLGQSMAVCIGCDAIVGSSFMQWLQILDEDDSTEAIVLVGEVGGWSEQAAASYIGSAIDKPVVAYLAGRYAPKGPSLGHAGILISSRAAAQKAFGLKTENKMAAFEEAEIPVAARPSEVPKLLKKLLKKT
- a CDS encoding alpha/beta hydrolase is translated as MKLTKFVSIGIALFLGASGSLLSSSSRALGAEKIVLTLGPIRQAITISDLEEFAKDGTATPTLKQIIGFSKIDPKILQGLIGLQIGLKPTNLARVLYSTPGEKITDEIGQAIRTQRRTESGKALRAAVILASGDDGKVSLLEILQKYPLPEVYVDVASIAATVGKIQGLAGNLSSLLQESQRETTRTTETNRTESTTIAPSRNVRPTAPAVSRPPPLPAPAPQPVRPIRGLW
- the hpsL gene encoding hormogonium polysaccharide biosynthesis protein HpsL, with the protein product MFKTKQKSKKNKNKHTEKTAIVSKKEVAAQKRKTSQKRNELVQAIVICCLVSLSVTIPLLFVTRPKMAIAGGAAIAILLLSYKYPRPALWAFLIYLPLSGTVTYAIGGGNAAFQVAKDAFYIPALIALIQSCKNKQLPVFIPKQMLSTFSILLMMAMLTLIFVNGEMQLHPIRGDKPILQGILGLKVLIGYIPLIGCTYYLLRTKKDLVFFGRMHLVLAIVCCVLGLIQYLLLQSGKCAGTRGMIGEELYKATLQARCFVGGSLVFSPEVKFIRLPGTFVAPWQWAWFLISNAFLTFASAFCDPSFWWRAIGLLGMALVFANAVISGQRAALVMVPVATAILLILTGQLVNFKRFIPIGAGLAILLFVGAAVNPGIVEQRWDSFVNRWNAAPPQQFLSNQLEQSNNFIIGKPLGRGVGRATNSTRIFGTTQLIETFHPKLIYELGYPGMIAFQIMLLQLAFLTFRSYRSVKDKSLRSYGASFWVFVGFITINPQYYPLDVDPVCVYYWVLAGAILKLPKIDKQVQDEKHQELEGHELEVHQQLKEKKIIASAPI